A single region of the Salinibacter sp. 10B genome encodes:
- a CDS encoding histidine kinase, producing MTQTLRWPFLFSSFWVLQGIGWGTYALLWYLASFPIYEQIDAPLYVGVVRVGYYVGIGIAVTLMLRTLYRRLWKRGASLTALLTLSLVCSLFGSGTWLFLFEGVKWPLDTTPFSGAYGASNLWYFARPVVSNTIVLLAWSTLYFGIKYQRNLLVQQERTFHAESLAREAQIQMLRYQLNPHFLFNTLNTLLTLIGEDDDRAKQFVHELAGFLRYSLLDTDTHTVPLHEEIAVIRSFLSIEKLRYEENLQVKFDIDPASESMQIPPFLVQSLIENAIKHGRATGPTPLQVRLSTSKEGNVLRIDVTNTGRLPSSSSRSKHGGIGLKNVRKRLRSLYPTRHSFSLQEEDGWVHARVVIQDSGDEQSRRHSSGKKDGRDWARPGPPPDAPPRLSYSEHRDIPSDDSPRLSPSSSYTS from the coding sequence ATGACGCAAACGCTCCGCTGGCCGTTTCTTTTTTCGTCGTTCTGGGTTCTCCAGGGAATCGGATGGGGAACGTACGCCCTGCTGTGGTATCTGGCGTCTTTTCCTATCTACGAGCAAATCGACGCCCCCCTTTACGTTGGGGTCGTTCGAGTCGGGTATTACGTGGGGATCGGGATCGCGGTCACACTCATGCTTCGTACCCTGTACCGCCGCCTATGGAAACGCGGGGCCTCCTTGACCGCTCTCCTCACGCTGTCCCTCGTATGCTCCCTGTTCGGGTCCGGGACGTGGCTCTTTCTTTTCGAAGGTGTGAAGTGGCCCCTGGACACTACCCCCTTCTCCGGGGCCTACGGGGCCTCGAACCTCTGGTACTTTGCCCGGCCAGTAGTGAGCAATACCATTGTTCTTCTGGCGTGGAGCACCCTCTACTTTGGCATCAAGTATCAGCGCAACCTTCTTGTCCAGCAGGAGCGCACCTTCCACGCCGAATCCCTCGCCCGAGAGGCCCAGATCCAAATGCTGCGCTATCAGCTTAATCCACACTTCTTGTTCAATACTCTCAATACCCTGCTCACCCTGATCGGCGAAGACGATGATCGGGCAAAGCAGTTCGTTCACGAACTCGCGGGCTTTCTTCGGTACTCGCTGCTGGACACCGACACTCACACCGTTCCGCTCCACGAGGAAATCGCGGTCATCCGTTCCTTCCTGTCCATCGAGAAGCTTCGATACGAGGAGAACCTCCAGGTCAAGTTCGACATCGACCCGGCTAGCGAATCAATGCAGATTCCTCCCTTCCTCGTCCAGTCCCTCATCGAGAACGCCATAAAACATGGCCGGGCGACCGGGCCCACCCCACTGCAAGTTCGTCTTAGCACGAGCAAAGAGGGAAACGTCCTGCGAATCGACGTCACAAACACCGGCCGGCTCCCCTCATCCTCCTCCCGGAGCAAACACGGCGGCATTGGGCTCAAGAACGTGCGGAAGCGACTCCGGAGCCTCTACCCTACCCGCCACTCGTTCTCTCTTCAGGAAGAAGACGGATGGGTCCATGCCCGGGTTGTCATTCAGGATTCAGGAGACGAGCAATCGCGTCGACATTCGTCAGGGAAGAAGGACGGACGCGATTGGGCTCGCCCCGGCCCTCCCCCGGACGCCCCGCCCCGATTGTCCTACTCGGAGCATAGAGATATTCCCTCTGACGACTCCCCGCGTCTTTCTCCCTCTTCCTCGTACACCTCATGA